The stretch of DNA TCACCGCGCCCGTTCTCGCGATTGCCGCATTCGCGCAGCCGGCGTTCGCGGGCCACAGCTCGCTGCTCCTGCAGCCGCGCTTCGCGGCGCTCCTGCTCGCCTTTCATTGCATCACGACGGCCTCGTCGCTGGCGTTCGTGATTGCCGCGCGCAATACCGACTCGATCTTCCGTCGATGACGTCATCCGACCGGGCGTGTCATGTTCACAGCACGGCGCCCCGGGTGCCCGTGCCGAGTATCGGCACCACGTCGTGATGCGCTGATGCGCTCTCCTCCGCGCTCGCAGGCCACCTCGAGCGTGGACGGATATGTTCGTGCAGCCTGCTGCATAATCACCGTGCCCTCCGGCCTCGGTGAATGGAATGATGCGCATGGATCTCGACGACATCGCCGTATTCGTCAAGGTGGTGGAAGCCGGCAGCTTCAGCCAGGCCGCACGCCTGCTCGGGATGCCGAACACCACCGTCAGCGCGAAAGTGGCCCGACTCGAAAAACGACTCGGGGTGACGCTCATCCGTCGGACAACCCGCAAGCTCCATATAACGCGCGCCGGGCAAGCGTATTACGAGCGATGCCGGCGCGGCTTGACGGAGATCGAGACAGCCGAGGCGCAGATCACGTCGGCCGCTACCGAGCCCCGCGGCACCTTGCGAATCAGCGTCAACGTGTACCTCGCCCACAGCGTGCTCCCGGCCCTGATTGCCGAGTACACGAGACGATACCCCGGCACCAATGTCGAAGTTCGCGTGGCGAACGGGCTGGCCGATCTGCTCGCCGAGGGCATCGATCTGGGGATCGTGGCCGCGGAGCTCAAGGACTCCACCCTGGTGGCCCGGCGCTATCTGACATTTTCCTTCGGTCTCTGGGCCAGCCCGCACTATCTGGAGAAGCACGGGACACCGCGGTCTCCGCCAGATCTGAAACACCACGAGGTCCTCGCTTTCTCTCCGCTGTGGAAAGGCCGGATCCGGTTGAACGAGGGGCGGCATTCCTTCGAATTGCCCGCCCGCGGTCGCATTTCGGTCGACGATCCGGAGGCGCTGCGAGAGTTTCTTGTGGCCGGCTGCGGCATCGGCACATTGCCTGACATCCTGGCGCGAGAGGCTGCCCGCGCGGGCGAGCTCGTACGGGTTCTGCCGCGCTGGAGCTCGTCCGCCGGCGCGGTATCGTTCGTGTATCCAAGCCAGCCTTTCGTGCCGGCGAAAGTCCGGGCGTTTATCGATCTCGCGCTCGAGGCCGAAAAGCACCTGAAGTAGCGGCTCGCGGCGCTGCGCCCGGCGCGCGCGAGCGCAGGTTCCCCGCGCTACGAGCGCTTTGCCGCTTCCGGGTGTTCGGCGGCGTCCAGCGACTCGCGAAGCACCGACGCGCGCAGCAGCAGCGTATAGGTGATCGGCGTGGTCACCACCACGAACGCCACGAGCACCAGCTCGTTCAGCACGAGCCTGGACTGCAGCGTCGAAAACAGGATCATCGAGCCGAGGGCGACGAATGCGGTCCCGAATGTCGTGCCCAGTGTAGGTGGATGTATGCGCTCGTAGAACGTGCGCAGACGAATCAGGCCGATGGAGCCGATCAGCGCAAAGATCGCGCCGGCCAGGATGCACGCTGCAGCGATCACGGCAACCAGGGGCGACAACGCAGCGAGTTGTGTCATTCGATCACCTCTCCACGCAGGAGAAACTTGGCAAGTGCGGCGGTGGAGACGAAACCGAGCGCGGCGATGACGAGGGCGATCTCGAAGTACATGCCCGAGCCCTCGCTCACGCCGAACACCAGCGCCAGCAGCATTCCGTTGACGTACAGGGTATCGAGCGCAAGGATACGGTCTTGCGCTCGCGGTCCGAGCATTGCGCGCCAAAGCGCGCACGCCATCGCCACACCGAGCAATACCTGCGCGGTCAGAACCGCGGCATTCAGGAGCATCAGGCTCATCCGAAGATTCCCAAAAGACGACGTTCGTAGCGATCCCGTATGACGTGCACCCACTCGGCCTCATCGACGAGATCGAGAACGTGCATCGTCAGAACGCCCGCAGCCGAGTCGTAGCCCGCCCACGCCGTCCCCGGCGTGGACGTGATGATGCACGCGAGTATCGCCAGGCCGCGGGGATCGCGCAGCTCGAGCGGTATCTTTACGAACCCCGCTTTCCGGCGCCGATCACCCGGCCGTAAGACGATCCACGCGACGGCGAGGTTCGAACGCACGACGTCCGCGAGGGCCACCACGAGCAGCCCGAGCGTCAGCCTGAGCTTCACGCGACCTGCCTGCGGTGTCTCGACCGCCGCGAACGCCAGCACGCCGGCGGTGGCCACCGCCGCGCCGAGCAGCACGTCCGCGGCCGTCATGGCGCCGT from Burkholderiales bacterium encodes:
- a CDS encoding LysR family transcriptional regulator; the protein is MDLDDIAVFVKVVEAGSFSQAARLLGMPNTTVSAKVARLEKRLGVTLIRRTTRKLHITRAGQAYYERCRRGLTEIETAEAQITSAATEPRGTLRISVNVYLAHSVLPALIAEYTRRYPGTNVEVRVANGLADLLAEGIDLGIVAAELKDSTLVARRYLTFSFGLWASPHYLEKHGTPRSPPDLKHHEVLAFSPLWKGRIRLNEGRHSFELPARGRISVDDPEALREFLVAGCGIGTLPDILAREAARAGELVRVLPRWSSSAGAVSFVYPSQPFVPAKVRAFIDLALEAEKHLK
- the mnhG gene encoding monovalent cation/H(+) antiporter subunit G; this translates as MTQLAALSPLVAVIAAACILAGAIFALIGSIGLIRLRTFYERIHPPTLGTTFGTAFVALGSMILFSTLQSRLVLNELVLVAFVVVTTPITYTLLLRASVLRESLDAAEHPEAAKRS
- a CDS encoding K+/H+ antiporter subunit F, with translation MSLMLLNAAVLTAQVLLGVAMACALWRAMLGPRAQDRILALDTLYVNGMLLALVFGVSEGSGMYFEIALVIAALGFVSTAALAKFLLRGEVIE
- a CDS encoding Na+/H+ antiporter subunit E produces the protein MSARLRFPLLWAVLLAMWLVLNGAMTAADVLLGAAVATAGVLAFAAVETPQAGRVKLRLTLGLLVVALADVVRSNLAVAWIVLRPGDRRRKAGFVKIPLELRDPRGLAILACIITSTPGTAWAGYDSAAGVLTMHVLDLVDEAEWVHVIRDRYERRLLGIFG